The Labrys wisconsinensis nucleotide sequence GGCGATCGACCCGGCCGCGTTCGGCGACGCCGCCACCTTTCGCGACCGGACGGACTGGTATCTCGACGTCATCCGCAAGTCCCGCAGCGCGCCGGGATCGGAGGGGATCCGCATCCCGGGGGAGCGAGCCGCCCGCGCCCGCCGCCGGTCACGCCGGGAGGGCGTGCGGATCCTCTCGGCGAGCTGGCACAACGTCGAACCGTTCGCGCGCAGATACGGCGTCGCGCCGCCGGGCGCCTTCCCGCCGGGAGAGACAGCATGAGCCATGCCTTGAGCGACGGCGCCATCGAGCGCGCCGCCATGATCCTCGCCTCGGCGCGGCACGATCACCGCACCGTCGCCTTGCCGCCGGACGTGCGGCCGGGCACGGTCGAGGAGGCCTATGCCATCCAGGACCGGCTCGCGGCCCGGCTGGGGTGGGAGACGGGCGGGTGGTTCTGCGGCTGCACCAACGAGGCGATCCAGCGCCAGCTCGGCCTGAGCGAGCCCTATTGCGCCCGCGTCTTCAGGCACCTGGTGTTCCCGGACGCGGCGATCGTCGACACCGCTGCGTTTCCGCCGATCGTGATCGAGTGCGAGTTCGCGTTCGTGCTGGGACGGGACCTGCCGGCGCGGCCGGAACCTTATTCGCAGGCGGAGGTCGAGGCCGCCGTCGCCGCCGTGCGTCCGGCCATCGAGGTCGTCGCCGGCCATCTGGAGGACTGGCAGAGCCAGCCGCCCTGCTCGATCATCGCCGACAACGGCGTCGATGGCGCGCTCGTCTGCGGGCCCTCGACGCCCTGGCCGGCGCACGATCTCTCCCGTGTCGCGGTCGAGCTTCTCGTCGACGGCCGGACGGTTCAATCCGGCACGGGCGCGAACGTGATGGGAAATCCCATCCATGCCCTGGTCTGGCTCGCCAACGCGCAGCGGCGGCGCGGATACGGACTGCGCGCCGGACATGTCCACAACACCGGCACCGCCACGCTCATGCAGCCGGTCGGCCCCGGCCAGACGGCCGTTGCCCGCTTCGGCCCGCTCGGGCAGGTCACGGCGTCGTTCCGGTGAACGCGATGGAGTCCACGAACCCCGATCTCGGGTCGCGCATCGAGACCGATGCGCTCGGTGCGCTGGAGCTGCCGGCGGACAGTCTCGTCGGCATTCAGACCCGGCGGGCGGTCGGCAACTTTGCGATCTCCGGCTTGCCGATCCGCCAGCATCCCGATCTCATCCGCGCTCTCGCCATGGTGAAGCGCGCCGCCGCGACCGCCAATCTGCGCCTCGGGCTGCTGGACGAGAGGGTGGGGGCGGCCATCATCGCCGCCTGCGACGCCGTCATCGCCGGGGCCCATCACGAAGCCTTCGTCGTCGACGTCTTCCAGGGCGGCGCCGGCACGTCGACCAACATGAACATGAACGAGGTGATCGCCAATCTGGCGCTCGACCGGCTCGGCGCGCCGCGCGGCTCCTACGACATCGTCAGTCCGCACGATCACGTCAATCGCTCGCAATCCACCAACGACGTCTACCCCACCGCCGCCCGCCTCTCCCTGCTCTTCGCCCACGAGCGGTTCGCTGCCGATCTGTCCGGGCTGGCGCAGGCGTTCCGCGCGAAGGCCGCGCTGTTCCAGGGCGTGCGCAAGCTCGGCCGCACCCAGCTCCAGGATGCCGTGGCCATGACCGTCGGACAGGAGTTCGGTGCGTTCGCAACCGCGCTGCAGGAGGACGTGGCGCGAAGCGCAGAGATCGCGCGGCTCTTCCTGGAGATCAATCTCGGCGGCACCGCGATCGGAACCGGCCTCAACGCACCCCCTGCCTATGCCGGGATCGCGATTGCGGCGCTGTCGAAGCTCAGCGGTTTCGAGATGCGGGCGGCCGAGAACCTGATCGAAGCCAGCTGGGACATGGGCGCCTTCGTCCTGTTCTCCGGGATGCTGAAGCGAACCGCGGTCAAGCTCTCGAAGATCGCCAACGATCTGCGGTTGCTCGGCAGCGGTCCTCGCGGCGGGCTGGGCGAGATCCGGCTGCCGGCGCTGCAGCCGGGCTCCTCCATGATGCCGGGCAAGGTCAATCCCGTGCTGCCGGAGGTCGTCAGCCAGGTCTGCTTCCAGGTTATCGGCAACGACCTCGCGGTCACCCTCGCGGCGGAAGCCGGCCAGCTGCAGCTCAACGCCATGGAGCCCCTGATCGTCCATGATCTGCACCAGGGCCTGGCGCTGCTCTCGTCCACCATGCGCGCCTTCTCCCGCCTGTGCGTCGAGGGAATCGAGGTGGACGGCGCCAAGTGCGACGAGCACCTGAACCGCAGCCTGTCGTCGGCGACCTCTCTCGTTCCGCTGATCGGCTATGAGAAGGCCGCCGAGCTCGCCAAGCGAGCCCTCGCGGAGGGCAGGACCATCGAGGACCTCGCGGCCGCCGAGCTCGGCGTCCCGTCGCGGTGACGCCGCGCGTCAGACGGTTTCCGTGTCCTTGATCTCGATGCCGAAGCCGGCGAGGCCGACATAGGTGCGCGCCTTGGTCGACAGGAGGCGGATCGAGGAGATGCCGAGATCGCGCAGGATCTGGGCACCGAGCCCGACTTCGCGCCATTGCTGGCTGCGCAGCGCTTCCGAGCCCGCCTCGCCGCCGTGCGGCATCGTCGGCACGCCGACGGCGCCGTCGCGGAGATAGACGATGACGCCGCGTCCGGCCTCCTTGAACCGCGCCAGCGCGGCGCGGATGGTGGCGCCGCCGCCGAAGACGTCGCCGACCACGTCGGCCCGATGCAGGCGGGTCGGCACGTTCTCGCCGTCGCCGACGCGGCCATAGACGAAGGCGAGGTGGTGCACGCTGTCGAAGGGCGTGGTGTAGGCATGCGCCGTCAGCGGACCGATCTCGCTGTCGAGCGTGAAGGTGGCGATGCGCTCGACCAGCTTCTCGCGGGCCTGGCGATAGGCGATGAGGTCGGCGATCGACACGGTCTGCAGGCCGTGCTGCTCGGCGAAGGCCGCCACTTCCGGTCCGCGCTTCACCGTGCCGTCGTCATTGGCGAGCTCGCAGATCGCCGCCACCGGCGGCAGGCCGGCGAGGCGGCACAGGTCGACCGCCGCCTCGGTATGGCCGGAGCGGATCAGCACGCCGCCGTCCTTGGCGATCAGCGGGAAGATATGGCCCGGCCGCACGAAGTCGCCGGCGCCCATGTTGCCGTTGGCCAGCGCCCGGATGGTGTTGGAGCGCTGCTCGGCCGAGATGCCGGTGGTGAGGCCGTGCTTGACGTCGATCGAGACGGTGAAGGCGGTGCCGAGTGGCGCATCGTTCTGCGACACCATCGGGTCGAGGCGCAGGCGCTTGGCCTCGTCCGCCGTCAGCGGCGCGCAGACGATGCCGCAGGTGTTGCGGATGATGAAGGCGAGCTTTTCCGGCGTGCAATGGGTCGCCGCGATGATCAGGTCGCCCTCGTTCTCGCGATCGTCGTCATCGGTCACCACCACGATCTCGCCGCGGGCGAAGGCCTCGATCGCGGCCTGGATCTTGTGCATCGACATGGCGATCTCCGAAGCGGGGCGGGAGGCGAGCCCGAGAAAGTCGTTGGGGGTCACCTGGCCGCCGGTCGCAGAGGCGATCCTCTCCGCGCTTTCGCGCGAGATCCAGGCATCGGCGTCGTTGCACAGCGCGGTGATGCTGGCCGGCGACAGGCCCACCGTCTTGGCGAAGGCGCTGCGCGGCGTGCCGTTGTTGCGGAGCCAGGTGTCGAGCTTCATGCCCGCAGCCTAGGCCGAGCAGATTTCAGTTTCAATGAAAATTTGTGCCGAAAGGCGCAGATTTTTAGCTATAGTGAAGCGTGGGCCAGCCAGGCGCCGAGCGCGACGCCGCAGCACAGGCCGAGCGCAAAGGCCATGCCGATAAGCCACTCGGCCCCGTGCCAACGGCTCTTCGCCGTGCTGGCCCTGAGCTTCAGCAGGATCGAAAGCGGCAGGGGCTCGTCCGCCACCGGGTTGAGGGCGGCCCGCAGCGACTCGGCCTGCCGCCGCCAATTGGCGGCGCGGGCGCTGCCCGCCGGGTCCTTGTCCAGGATCGCCTTGGTCTCGCGCTCGGCACGGGCATTCAGCCGCCCGTCGACATAGGCGTTGAACGTCGCGTCGGGGATGCGCGGCGCGGTCACTTCACCAGCCGCAGCACCACCCGCCGCTCGCCGTCGGCGACGCGGGCCAGCGCTTCGCGCGCCTGCGTCAGGCGCTTGACGAACACGTCGGTCGACATTTTCAGCACCGCCGCCGCGTCCTCGTAAGGCATCTGCTCGACCAGGGCGAGCGCCAGCACCTCGCGCTCGGCCAGCGAGAGCTGCTCCAGGGCGCGCAGGATATCGGGCTGCGGATGGGCCACGTGCTGGGAGCGCGGCATCCGGTACGCCAACTCGGCATCGCGGGCCCGGCGCTGGGCGACCAGCACCGCGAACAATTCCAGGATCGTGGCGGAATGGCCTTCGACGATCGCCAATGTTTCGAGCACCAGCGCGTCGGCGCTTTCCGAATCATGCACAAGAGCGCGCGCCAGCCGCCGCAGACGGCGCGTGGCGATTTCCTCTTGCCGGCTCATGGACCTCCTCCGAGCACGTCGACCGTTTTAAGGCAGTCTATGCCTGGAGCTGCGGGTCGCCAAGGGCGTCCTGGCCTTTTTCTTGCATTATTCACCCTCCCGGCAATGCCACCAGGCCGGTGAGCAGCGTGAGGCCGAAGGCGAGCACGGCCAGCGCCGCGAACACCTCGAGCGAGCGCAGCGCCAGGGCGGCGCCGAAGCTGCCGGGCGCCGCCAGCCGCACCGCGGCGCCCTTGGCGGTCACGGCCAGGGTCGCGATCAGCGACACCGTCACGGCCGTGCCGAGCGCCATGGCGAAGGTCGAGGCGATGCCGGCGATGAACACGCCCTGGGCCAGCGCGAACACCAGGACGATGATGGCGCCGGTGCAGGGCCTGACGCCGATGGCGAACACCGTGCCGGCCGCGCTGCGCAGCGACCAGGGCTGGCGCGCATCGGGGATCGGCGCATGGACATGGCCGCACTCGGCGTCGTGGACATGGGCGAGGTCCGGGCCGGCCCAGCCGAGGCGCTGGCCGAGCAGTGCCCAGAGGCCGCGGCCCTTGCGCCATAGCAGCCAGAGCCCCACGCCCACCATCAGCGCATAGGAGGCGCGTTCCAGCGTCAGGGCCACGTCGTCCATCGCCTGCGCCGTGGCGCCCAGCACCATGGCGAGAATGGTGACGAGCACAATCGCCGAGAGGGCCTGCACCAGTGCCGCGGCGAAGGAGAGCATGATGCCCTTCTTCAGCGTCTCGCCGCTGGCGAAGAGATAGGCCGAGATCACCGCCTTGCCGTGGCCGGGGCCGGCGGCGTGGAAGACGCCATAGGCCAGGCTCAGCCCCATCAGCATCCAGGCGGCCGTGCCGTTCTCCTTCCAGGCGCGGATCGCGGCCGAGAGCAGCTTGTAGAACCGGCTCTGCTCGGTCATCACCCAGACGACGAAGGCGTTGGACGGGGCGGCGATCGGCGCATCCGGCCGCCCGACGCCGAAGGGGATCGGCGTCTGCGCCAGCGCGTGGCCGGCGAAGGCGGCCAGGCAGAGAAGGGCGAGGAGGAGCGCGAGGCCGGGCCGCGCGCCTTGGACCAGCAAGACCGTATGCGAAACTTTCCCCTGGCGCCCGTCCGGCATCCCCCCGGCCATCGCCCCATCCGGCATCGGCACGGCGGTCACGGACAATTGACCAGGATATGGTTGGCGAACTGGGCCCCGAAGGTCGGGTTCGCGGCGCTGAAGTCGGCCTGGTCGAGCGCCAGGGCCTGCGCCTGCTGATCCGCCGTCAGCTGCTGCGGGCGCACCACGTTGAGGGCGCAGGCCGGGCCGCCGCTGATGCTGGCGGGATCCTTGTCGGCCATCTCGAAGTCGACATAGTAGGTGGGATCGTAGACCTCGACCGAGAGCGGCTTCTTCCCCTGCGTCTGCGGCGAGCTCAGCGGCAGATAGAAGTGCAGCGTGAGCAGCTTGTCGGTGAAGTCGAGCCAATAGTCCTGCGGCGGCTTGAACAGGAGCTGCTTACCGCCGAGCTTGGCGAAGGTGAAGTACTGGAAATCCTTGAGCGAATCGACATTGGTCTGCGCCAGCGGCTGCAGCTCCTCGCGCGTCAGCTTGCCGTCGCCATTGGCGTCGAGGCCCTGGGTGGCGAAGGCCGAGAACATGTCGTCGAAGGTCCAGATCTGGCGCACGCCGGCCAGGCGTCCGTCGGTCTGATAGACGATCTCCGTGCGGGAGGTGACGAAGACGTGAGGGTGCGCGTTCGCCGCGGTGGCGAGGCCGATCAGCATCAGGGCCGGGAGCAGGGCGCGCATCTCAGGATCCGGGGCGCCGGCGGGAATCGGCGCGACGGTCAGACATAGGCCGCCGAGTGCGGCGGAAGAATGATCGGCATTCCCGGCCTCAGCGCAGCCACGCCGTGGCTAGGACGCGGAAGCGCTGGCCATCCTCCTGGCGGAACAGCGCCAGCCGGTCGAGCCGCACCGGCCCGGCCGCGCCGGCCGCCTCGGCCCTGGCCTGCAGCCGCGCCGCAGCGGGCGCCGTGTCCTCGATCCGTCCGGTCAGCGACATGTGAAAGCGGAACTCCTCCAGCACCAGGGGATAGCCCCACGTGTCGAGATAGTCGCGCTGGCGCGGGCTCAGCCGCTCCGGGTTGCGCCGCGCCCGGTCCTCGGGCGTGAGCGGGGCGCGGAACGGCTCGAAGCCTTCGAGGATGGCGCGTTCCAGCGCCGCCAGCGCCGACGGCGCCTCGACCGGGGTCAGGGCCAGGAAGCCGCCGCCCTGGGAGGAGGCGATCTCGTGCACGCCGCAGGGCCCGAGGTCGACCGCGGTCCGGCCGGCGGCGAAGCGCTCCAGCGCGGCGAGCAGGGCGTCCTCCCCGTACGGCGCGGCCAGCGCAAACGGCGCCTTCAGCGTGGCATGGAAGCCGTATTTGCGCGGATCGGCCGTCGCAGCCGCCCAGGCCTGCGGGGTGAAGCCCTCCGGCACCCATTGCGGCACGTCTTCGCCGGTCGCGGCGTCATAGCCGAGCACGTCCGAGCCGAAGCGCCACAGCGCGGTGTCGGGGGCGGGAGCGTAGTAGATGGCATAGCGTGTGGGCATGGCACCGGGCGGCCGTGGCGGGGACGGACCGTCGATAGCCCGGCCGCGGGCGGCGGTAAAGCGCCGCCGCCCGCCCCTGGCTCACCGCTCGGCGCCGGCGCGCAGCCGCTGCGTGGCGGCGGGGTCGACCGTGAGGTCGGCCGCGAGCGCCACGCCGTAGACGGCCTCGGCCCGCGCGCGATCGATCCAGCCCTCGCGCACGTCGTGGGCGACGCGCTCGGGGTCGCGCTCGTGCGGACGGCCATAGCCGCCGCCCCCGCAGCTGATCGAGACCATGGCCTCGTCCGCGGCGATCACCACCTCGGCGCAGGCCGGCACCGGCTCGAGCGAGCCGTCGGCGCGGCGGCGGAACTGCGCCGAGAGCGCGCCGGAGAGGCCGCCGCGCACGCCCGCGGCCGCGTTGACATTGCCGTCGCTGACATAGGCCACCGTCATCTCGCCCTCGGTCGGCGAAAACTCGGAATAGGCGCCGAGCGCGCCGCGGAATCGCCCGGCGCCCTCGGTGTCCGGCATCAGCCGCCGCGCATGCACGAAGATCGGGTGGCGCAGCTCGTCGATCTCGATCGAATCCTGGTAGCACATGCCGGCATTGCCGACATGCAGGATGGTCAGCCAGCCGTCGGTGAAGGGCGTGCCCGCCCCGCCGGTGCAGCCGAGATAGACCTCGTTGACATAGGGCACGCCGTGATGGACGCCGGAGACGACGCCGCAGGAGGGCGGGATCAGCGCGCCCGTCTCCGCCTGGCCCAGGCCGTCGGCGAGCTCGGCGATGGCGCATTGCACCGGGTTGGCGACGCGGTCGGCGATGTTGGTCGTCGCCACCGAGCAGGAGGTCGGGTGGCGCGGGCGGCCGACCACGCAGCCTTCGCGCAGATGCACGCGGATGCGCCGGAACGAGCCGGCATTCTTCGGCACGGTATGGTCGATCGAGTTGAAGATGCCGACCATCGGCGCCGACAGGGCGGTGGCTTCCGACAGATTGAGGCCGTTGGGCAGCGAATCCGGATTGTCGGTCATGTCGACCTCGATCAGCGCCTCCGCCGGCTTCACCGCGACGGTCGCCTTGATCGTCACGCCCTCGGCTGCCGTGCCCGGAAAGGGGTCGTGGGTGCTGGTGCGGGTCACCCGGCCCGCCGGCATGGCCCGGATGACGTCCGCCATGCGCTTCTCGCTGTAGTCGAACCATTGGCGCGTGTAGGCGGCGAGCACGTCCCAGCCGATCTCGCGGCCGAGCGCCAGGATCTCGCGCTCGCCGACCCGGGCGGCGCCGAGCGTGGCGAGGTAGTCGCCCCACCACTGGTCCGGCACGCGGATGCGCAACCGGCACATGCGCACGATGTCCATGTTGTGCGCATAGTCCTCCTGGATCTTCACCGCGGGGAAGATCAGCGCGCCCTCGGCATAGACGTCGCGGGCCGCGCCCATATAGGTGGTGGGCAGGGCATTGCCGCAATCGGCCTGGTGCGCCTTGGCCAGCACGGTGAAGCGGTGGACGCCGGCATCGTCGATGACCGGCACCAGGATGGAATGGTCGGCCGGGTGGGTGCAGCCGTGATAGGGCGAATTGTGCAGGAAGGCGTCGCCCCGCCGCAGCACCGGATGGTTCTCCGCCATGGTGCGGGCCATGACGTCCGGCCCGCGCAGCACGTGGATCGGCAGGCTCTCGGCAGTGGCGAGCAATTCGTGCTCGGCGGTCAGCACCACGCAGGAGAAGTCCCGCGCGATGGTGAGGATGCCGGAGCGGCCGGTCCGGTGCAGCGTGTTGGCCATCTTGCGGGCGATGCCCTCGAAGCGGGCGGTGAGGACGGCGAGGCGCGAGCCGTCGAGAATCGCAGCCGTATCGGTCATGGTCGGGCCTTTCTCAAGCGGCGAAGTCGATGATCAGGGTCCCGGACGCATCGCGCAGGGCATTGGCGCCGGGGTCGATGACGATCGAGGTGAAATCGGATTCGACGATCGCCGGCCCGATGATGCGCGTTCCCGCCGGCAGGGCCTCGAAGCGCCAGACGTCGACCTCCAGCCAGTCCGTGCCGGTGAAGCGCACCCGGCGCGGCGCGAGCTTCGCCGAGTCCTGCTTCGGCGTGAGGCGCCCGGGCTCGGGCGAGCCGATGCGGCAGCGCACCTCGGCGTTCCAGCTCACCGCCTCGATCGGCGCCGAGGGGTCGCTGACCGCGAAGATCTCCTGGTGGGTGCGGTGGAAATCCGCCACCAGCGCCTCGAGGTCGGCCGCCGTCTCGAAGCGCGAGCGCCGCAGCGGCACCTCGATCTCCCAGGCCTGGTCGGTGTAGCGGGCCTCGGCGGACCAGTCGATCGTCACCGAGCGGGCCCCGGCGCCCGGTCCGGCGGCAAAGGCGGCGCAGGCCTCCTCCAGCCGCGCCAGCACGCCGTTGATGCGCTCGCGGTCGAAGGCGGCGCTCTCGACATGGGCCATGGCCTGGACATGGGCGGTGAGGTCTGAGATCAGCGCGCCGGCGGCGGCGAGCGCCGCGCCGGTCTCCGGCACGATCACCCGCCGGCAGCCGAGCCGCCGGCCGATGGCTGTGCAGTTGAGCCCGGCCGCGCCGCCGCCGGCGACGAAGGCGGCCTGGGTGGGGTCGATGCCCTGGTTGACGGTGATGTCCATGATCGCCTGCACCATGTGCTCGGTGGCGAGCTCCATGATGGCGGCGGCCGCGGCCTCGACGCTCCTGCCGAGCGGCTCGGCCACGTCGCGGCGGATCGCCTCGACCGCGCCGTCGCGGTCGAGCGCCATGCGGCCGCCGAGGAAGAAGTCGGGGTCGATGAAGCCGAGCACCAGGGCGGCGTCGGTGACGGTCGGCCGCGTGCCGCCGCGCCGGTAGCATACCGGCCCCGGCACGGCGCCGGCGCTCTTGGGCCCGACATGCAGCAGGCCGCCGGCATCGACCCAGGCGATCGAGCCGCCGCCGGCGCCGATGCTCCTGACGTCCACCGAAGGCATGCCGGTCATGTGGCTGCGGAAGGGCTGGCCGAGCCAGGTCTCGCGGCTGCGCGGCACGCGCCCGCGCCGCACCAGCGAGACGTCGAAGGTGGTGCCGCCGGTGTCGCCGACGATCAGCGTCTCGATCGCCTCGCCCGCGCCATAGGCCCTGGCCGCCACCGGCGCCATGCTCGGCCCGGAATTGATCAGGTGCACCGGCGCCTCCGCCACCCCGGCCGCGTCCATCACGCCGCCCTGGGAGGTGACCACCAGCACGCGCCCGCCGAAGCCTGCGGCGCGCAGGCGCTGCTCCAGCCCGCGCATATAGGCGCCCATCACCGGCTTCAGCGAGGCGTCGATCACCGTGGAGGAGGCGCGGCGATATTCCCGGATCGACGGATTGATCCGGTGCGACAGCGTGTAGGGCACGCCGGGCAGGTGCTCCTCGATCAGCCGGCCGACAGCGAGCTCGTGCGCGGGGTTGACGATCGACCAGAGCAGGCAGACGCCGATCGCCTCGACCTCCGCGTGGCGCAGCCGCTCGAGGACGGCGACGACCGCCGCCTCGTCGAGCGGCTTGCGCACCGCGCCGTCGACGGTGATGCGCTCCGGCACCTCGAAGGTGAGCGCCTTGGGCACATAGGGCTCGGTATAGGGGACGGTGAAGTTGAACGGCTCCATCCGGCCGCCCTCGCGGAACACCAGCGTGTCGGGATGGCCCTCCGAGGTGAGGAAGGCGGTCCGTGCGGTGTTGCCGGTGACGATGGCGTTGATGGCGTGGGTGGTGCCGTGCACCAGGATCTCGCCGCGGGCGAGATAGGCCTCCAGCGGCTCGCCGGCCGCCGCGGCGGCGTTGCGCAGGCTGTCGATCACGCCCGCGACCGGATCGGCCGGCGTGGTCGAGGCCTTGTGCAGGCCGAGCGTGCCGTCCTCGTCCGCGACAACCAGATCCGTGAAGGTGCCGCCGGTGTCGACGGCGAAACGAAGACCCATTCCCACTCTCCCCCATCCGAGGTCGGCCGCCGCCGCGGCCCTGGTTTGCTTCACAGGGCGCGGACCGCGACGTCCCGGCGCGCCGCCGCCACCATGGTGTTGCGCAGCGGCCGGCCGAAGGCCGGCACGTCGATCTCGAACCGGTCGCCGGGCCTGGCCTCGATGCCGTGGGCGCAGCTCAGCACCGGCGCGCCGAAGAAGTAGGCATGCAGGTCGCCCGGCCGGCGGAACATGTCGTAGCGGAAGTGATAATGCTCGAGGTTGCGCACCGAATGCGACATGTTGGCTTCGCCGCTGAGGAACTCGCCCTGCCAGAGCGTGCGCCCCTCGCGCAGCACCCGCACGGTGCCCTCGACCGCCTCGGGCAGGGCGCCGGTCAGCAGCTCCGGCCCGATCGAGCAGGCGCGCAGCTTGGAATGGGCGAGATAGAGATAGTTCTGCGCCTCGGTCACCTGGTCGGAGAACTCGTTGCCGAGCGCATAGCCCAGGCGCCAGGGCGTGCCGTCCGGGCCGATCAGGTAGAGGCCGACGATCTCCGCCTCCTCGCCGCCGGCGAGGGCGAAATCCGGCAGGGGGAGCGGCGCCTCCGGCGGCACCACGCAGGTGCCGAGCCCCTTGAAGAACCATTCCGGCTGCACGCCGAT carries:
- a CDS encoding 2-keto-4-pentenoate hydratase, yielding MSHALSDGAIERAAMILASARHDHRTVALPPDVRPGTVEEAYAIQDRLAARLGWETGGWFCGCTNEAIQRQLGLSEPYCARVFRHLVFPDAAIVDTAAFPPIVIECEFAFVLGRDLPARPEPYSQAEVEAAVAAVRPAIEVVAGHLEDWQSQPPCSIIADNGVDGALVCGPSTPWPAHDLSRVAVELLVDGRTVQSGTGANVMGNPIHALVWLANAQRRRGYGLRAGHVHNTGTATLMQPVGPGQTAVARFGPLGQVTASFR
- a CDS encoding aspartate ammonia-lyase, with the protein product MNAMESTNPDLGSRIETDALGALELPADSLVGIQTRRAVGNFAISGLPIRQHPDLIRALAMVKRAAATANLRLGLLDERVGAAIIAACDAVIAGAHHEAFVVDVFQGGAGTSTNMNMNEVIANLALDRLGAPRGSYDIVSPHDHVNRSQSTNDVYPTAARLSLLFAHERFAADLSGLAQAFRAKAALFQGVRKLGRTQLQDAVAMTVGQEFGAFATALQEDVARSAEIARLFLEINLGGTAIGTGLNAPPAYAGIAIAALSKLSGFEMRAAENLIEASWDMGAFVLFSGMLKRTAVKLSKIANDLRLLGSGPRGGLGEIRLPALQPGSSMMPGKVNPVLPEVVSQVCFQVIGNDLAVTLAAEAGQLQLNAMEPLIVHDLHQGLALLSSTMRAFSRLCVEGIEVDGAKCDEHLNRSLSSATSLVPLIGYEKAAELAKRALAEGRTIEDLAAAELGVPSR
- the ribB gene encoding 3,4-dihydroxy-2-butanone-4-phosphate synthase; its protein translation is MKLDTWLRNNGTPRSAFAKTVGLSPASITALCNDADAWISRESAERIASATGGQVTPNDFLGLASRPASEIAMSMHKIQAAIEAFARGEIVVVTDDDDRENEGDLIIAATHCTPEKLAFIIRNTCGIVCAPLTADEAKRLRLDPMVSQNDAPLGTAFTVSIDVKHGLTTGISAEQRSNTIRALANGNMGAGDFVRPGHIFPLIAKDGGVLIRSGHTEAAVDLCRLAGLPPVAAICELANDDGTVKRGPEVAAFAEQHGLQTVSIADLIAYRQAREKLVERIATFTLDSEIGPLTAHAYTTPFDSVHHLAFVYGRVGDGENVPTRLHRADVVGDVFGGGATIRAALARFKEAGRGVIVYLRDGAVGVPTMPHGGEAGSEALRSQQWREVGLGAQILRDLGISSIRLLSTKARTYVGLAGFGIEIKDTETV
- a CDS encoding anti-sigma factor family protein, with protein sequence MTAPRIPDATFNAYVDGRLNARAERETKAILDKDPAGSARAANWRRQAESLRAALNPVADEPLPLSILLKLRASTAKSRWHGAEWLIGMAFALGLCCGVALGAWLAHASL
- a CDS encoding sigma factor-like helix-turn-helix DNA-binding protein, with the translated sequence MSRQEEIATRRLRRLARALVHDSESADALVLETLAIVEGHSATILELFAVLVAQRRARDAELAYRMPRSQHVAHPQPDILRALEQLSLAEREVLALALVEQMPYEDAAAVLKMSTDVFVKRLTQAREALARVADGERRVVLRLVK
- a CDS encoding nickel/cobalt transporter — protein: MLVQGARPGLALLLALLCLAAFAGHALAQTPIPFGVGRPDAPIAAPSNAFVVWVMTEQSRFYKLLSAAIRAWKENGTAAWMLMGLSLAYGVFHAAGPGHGKAVISAYLFASGETLKKGIMLSFAAALVQALSAIVLVTILAMVLGATAQAMDDVALTLERASYALMVGVGLWLLWRKGRGLWALLGQRLGWAGPDLAHVHDAECGHVHAPIPDARQPWSLRSAAGTVFAIGVRPCTGAIIVLVFALAQGVFIAGIASTFAMALGTAVTVSLIATLAVTAKGAAVRLAAPGSFGAALALRSLEVFAALAVLAFGLTLLTGLVALPGG
- a CDS encoding DUF1007 family protein — translated: MRALLPALMLIGLATAANAHPHVFVTSRTEIVYQTDGRLAGVRQIWTFDDMFSAFATQGLDANGDGKLTREELQPLAQTNVDSLKDFQYFTFAKLGGKQLLFKPPQDYWLDFTDKLLTLHFYLPLSSPQTQGKKPLSVEVYDPTYYVDFEMADKDPASISGGPACALNVVRPQQLTADQQAQALALDQADFSAANPTFGAQFANHILVNCP
- a CDS encoding DUF1045 domain-containing protein — translated: MPTRYAIYYAPAPDTALWRFGSDVLGYDAATGEDVPQWVPEGFTPQAWAAATADPRKYGFHATLKAPFALAAPYGEDALLAALERFAAGRTAVDLGPCGVHEIASSQGGGFLALTPVEAPSALAALERAILEGFEPFRAPLTPEDRARRNPERLSPRQRDYLDTWGYPLVLEEFRFHMSLTGRIEDTAPAAARLQARAEAAGAAGPVRLDRLALFRQEDGQRFRVLATAWLR
- a CDS encoding hydantoinase B/oxoprolinase family protein; this encodes MTDTAAILDGSRLAVLTARFEGIARKMANTLHRTGRSGILTIARDFSCVVLTAEHELLATAESLPIHVLRGPDVMARTMAENHPVLRRGDAFLHNSPYHGCTHPADHSILVPVIDDAGVHRFTVLAKAHQADCGNALPTTYMGAARDVYAEGALIFPAVKIQEDYAHNMDIVRMCRLRIRVPDQWWGDYLATLGAARVGEREILALGREIGWDVLAAYTRQWFDYSEKRMADVIRAMPAGRVTRTSTHDPFPGTAAEGVTIKATVAVKPAEALIEVDMTDNPDSLPNGLNLSEATALSAPMVGIFNSIDHTVPKNAGSFRRIRVHLREGCVVGRPRHPTSCSVATTNIADRVANPVQCAIAELADGLGQAETGALIPPSCGVVSGVHHGVPYVNEVYLGCTGGAGTPFTDGWLTILHVGNAGMCYQDSIEIDELRHPIFVHARRLMPDTEGAGRFRGALGAYSEFSPTEGEMTVAYVSDGNVNAAAGVRGGLSGALSAQFRRRADGSLEPVPACAEVVIAADEAMVSISCGGGGYGRPHERDPERVAHDVREGWIDRARAEAVYGVALAADLTVDPAATQRLRAGAER
- a CDS encoding hydantoinase/oxoprolinase family protein; translated protein: MGLRFAVDTGGTFTDLVVADEDGTLGLHKASTTPADPVAGVIDSLRNAAAAAGEPLEAYLARGEILVHGTTHAINAIVTGNTARTAFLTSEGHPDTLVFREGGRMEPFNFTVPYTEPYVPKALTFEVPERITVDGAVRKPLDEAAVVAVLERLRHAEVEAIGVCLLWSIVNPAHELAVGRLIEEHLPGVPYTLSHRINPSIREYRRASSTVIDASLKPVMGAYMRGLEQRLRAAGFGGRVLVVTSQGGVMDAAGVAEAPVHLINSGPSMAPVAARAYGAGEAIETLIVGDTGGTTFDVSLVRRGRVPRSRETWLGQPFRSHMTGMPSVDVRSIGAGGGSIAWVDAGGLLHVGPKSAGAVPGPVCYRRGGTRPTVTDAALVLGFIDPDFFLGGRMALDRDGAVEAIRRDVAEPLGRSVEAAAAAIMELATEHMVQAIMDITVNQGIDPTQAAFVAGGGAAGLNCTAIGRRLGCRRVIVPETGAALAAAGALISDLTAHVQAMAHVESAAFDRERINGVLARLEEACAAFAAGPGAGARSVTIDWSAEARYTDQAWEIEVPLRRSRFETAADLEALVADFHRTHQEIFAVSDPSAPIEAVSWNAEVRCRIGSPEPGRLTPKQDSAKLAPRRVRFTGTDWLEVDVWRFEALPAGTRIIGPAIVESDFTSIVIDPGANALRDASGTLIIDFAA